In the genome of Triticum urartu cultivar G1812 chromosome 5, Tu2.1, whole genome shotgun sequence, one region contains:
- the LOC125555466 gene encoding thaumatin-like protein: MASPAGSRCTSASLLFVILAAGASAAPLTITNRCHFTMWPVVALVLHQGGGGTELHPGASWTLDTPVIGSQYIWGRTGCSFDGAGRGRCQTGDCGGSSLTCGGNPAAPVTMAEVSVLEGNYTYGVTSTLKGFNLPMDVTCSSGEALWCRKAGCDVVHPYATHCSAAGSRLQVVFCP; the protein is encoded by the coding sequence ATGGCGTCTCCCGCGGGAAGCCGATGCACGAGCGCCTCTCTCCTCTTTGTCATCCTCGCCGCCGGGGCAAGCGCGGCACCGCTCACCATCACGAACCGGTGCCACTTCACGATGTGGCCGGTAGTCGCGCTCGTGCTCCAccagggcggcggcggcaccGAACTCCACCCAGGGGCCAGCTGGACCCTTGACACGCCGGTAATCGGCTCCCAGTACATATGGGGGCGCACGGGCTGCTCCTTTGACGGGGCCGGCAGGGGGCGGTGCCAGACCGGCGACTGCGGTGGCAGCTCGCTGACCTGCGGGGGCAACCCGGCGGCGCCGGTGACCATGGCGGAGGTGTCCGTGCTGGAAGGCAATTACACCTATGGCGTCACGTCGACGCTCAAGGGGTTCAACCTGCCCATGGACGTGACGTGCAGCTCCGGCGAGGCGCTGTGGTGCCGGAAGGCTGGGTGCGATGTGGTGCACCCGTACGCGACGCACTGCAGCGCCGCTGGAAGCCGGCTCCAGGTCGTCTTCTGCCCATGA